In the genome of Olsenella profusa DSM 13989, one region contains:
- a CDS encoding acyltransferase family protein — MQTDRSHRGTAQGSSRRQAPLERHERNAALDGLRALAIIAIVLYHLKVSWLPSGHLGVVLFLVLAGYLLTGSVLRRAHTSGARALPRIWWRRIKRIWPSMAAMIVLVAAACVVGNHVLLTKLRPDVLPSLLLVTNLSYIVRGGSYFAQIGGPSPLMHLWYLGLDFQFVLLWSVGLLLLDKVGDAHGRIIVTLVLAVASAIEMAVLFVPEADPTRVYYGPDTRAFAPLLGSALAMAWPLGGRPHARLPLEGRRLRWAGVASLALLVMLMALMPDTSVLLYRGGMFVAACLCCVIMASLLGGGLLARMLSCRPLTWLGTRSFALYLWHFPLFVLLGSIGSTPLALVGVGLSLLMAEGSYRLVERGAIVTWWRQHAAEPLRAARAPRMTARTDDNRTRRVAAVRPNPPRGAVMGAAVGAIALIAIVGLATLPDETLVPAEDIVNTGAAADQARQVSEDSASDGEGIPSGSIRLTAPSSETDAGIYDPLMIGDSVPGDAQNQFKSYFPNGLLDTYVGRSPTQMASVLKGYLDQGVVGNIVILEAFANNSISDDVLDAMVNACGDRMVYLVTCRSDNAERTQKFNDAIMRAAQRHDNVKVIDWYSHSQNHVEEWLYRDGVHLREAGKDPYVSYLANSVKDDFAAAGGTVTTQDDASDDSQAPAGDTSQGS; from the coding sequence GTGCAGACAGACAGATCACATCGCGGCACCGCACAGGGGAGCTCCCGCCGCCAGGCGCCCCTGGAACGCCACGAGCGCAATGCCGCACTTGACGGCCTCCGCGCGCTCGCCATCATCGCCATCGTGCTCTATCACCTCAAGGTGAGCTGGCTCCCCAGTGGGCACCTGGGCGTCGTGCTGTTCCTCGTGCTTGCGGGCTACCTGCTCACCGGTTCCGTTCTGCGGCGCGCGCACACGAGCGGGGCACGCGCGCTGCCTCGCATCTGGTGGAGACGCATCAAGCGCATCTGGCCGTCCATGGCAGCCATGATCGTGTTGGTGGCCGCCGCCTGCGTCGTGGGCAACCACGTGCTGCTCACCAAGCTCAGGCCGGACGTCCTCCCCTCGCTCCTCCTTGTGACCAACCTCTCCTACATCGTGCGCGGGGGGTCGTACTTCGCCCAGATCGGCGGTCCCTCGCCGCTCATGCATCTGTGGTATCTGGGACTCGACTTCCAGTTCGTGCTGCTGTGGTCGGTGGGGCTCCTCCTGCTCGACAAGGTCGGGGATGCCCACGGGCGCATCATCGTGACCCTCGTGCTCGCCGTGGCGTCTGCCATCGAGATGGCCGTGCTCTTCGTGCCGGAGGCCGATCCCACGCGCGTGTACTATGGCCCAGACACCAGGGCGTTCGCCCCGCTTTTGGGATCCGCCCTCGCTATGGCCTGGCCTCTGGGAGGGCGGCCGCATGCCCGCCTTCCCCTCGAGGGCCGACGTCTGAGGTGGGCCGGTGTGGCATCGCTCGCGCTGCTTGTGATGCTCATGGCCCTGATGCCCGACACCTCCGTGCTGCTGTATCGAGGTGGCATGTTCGTGGCGGCCTGCCTCTGCTGCGTGATCATGGCCTCGCTGTTGGGGGGAGGCCTGCTGGCGCGCATGCTCTCCTGCAGACCCCTCACGTGGCTGGGAACGCGCTCGTTTGCCCTCTATCTCTGGCACTTCCCCCTCTTCGTGCTGCTCGGGAGCATAGGCTCCACACCGCTTGCGCTGGTGGGCGTCGGCCTGTCGCTGCTCATGGCAGAGGGCTCCTATCGTCTCGTGGAGCGCGGTGCGATCGTGACCTGGTGGCGCCAGCACGCTGCAGAGCCGCTGCGAGCCGCTCGCGCACCACGCATGACTGCGCGTACGGACGACAACCGCACGAGGCGCGTGGCTGCCGTGCGTCCCAACCCGCCTCGGGGCGCCGTCATGGGCGCCGCCGTTGGCGCCATCGCCCTCATTGCCATCGTGGGCCTGGCGACCCTTCCCGACGAGACGCTCGTCCCCGCGGAGGACATCGTCAACACCGGAGCCGCCGCCGACCAGGCACGGCAGGTCTCCGAAGACAGCGCGTCCGACGGCGAGGGCATCCCCTCTGGCAGCATCCGACTCACCGCCCCGAGCTCCGAGACGGACGCAGGCATCTACGATCCCCTCATGATTGGCGACTCCGTGCCCGGAGACGCGCAGAACCAGTTCAAGAGCTATTTCCCCAATGGCCTGCTCGACACGTACGTGGGACGCTCCCCCACCCAGATGGCAAGCGTCCTCAAAGGCTATCTCGACCAGGGCGTCGTGGGCAACATCGTCATCCTCGAGGCCTTTGCCAACAACTCCATCTCGGATGACGTCCTGGACGCCATGGTCAACGCCTGTGGCGATCGCATGGTCTACCTGGTCACCTGTCGTTCGGACAACGCGGAGCGCACGCAGAAGTTCAACGACGCCATCATGCGCGCCGCCCAGCGCCATGACAATGTCAAGGTCATCGATTGGTATTCCCACTCGCAGAATCACGTCGAGGAGTGGCTCTATCGCGATGGCGTGCACCTGCGCGAGGCCGGCAAGGATCCCTACGTGAGCTACCTGGCCAACTCCGTGAAGGACGACTTCGCGGCGGCCGGGGGCACCGTCACCACGCAGGACGATGCCTCGGATGACAGCCAGGCGCCGGCGGGCGACACGTCGCAGGGCTCATAG
- a CDS encoding ABC transporter ATP-binding protein/permease, giving the protein MLQLKHIRKSYKTDSFTQVALDDVSVTLRDNEFVAVLGPSGSGKTTLLNILGGLDRADSGSIVVSGVSTKDYRAKDWDTYRNHRVGFVFQSYNLIPHQSILSNVELALTLSGVDRRERRLRARKALEQVGLAAHIHRRPAQLSGGQMQRVAIARALVNDPDIVLADEPTGALDTDTGVQVMDILKEVAKDRLVVMVTHNPELAQEYATRIIRVRDGRLDGDTHPPSLRERVVARREKPPASEGSRRASMGPLTALALSFNNLMTKKGRTALTAVAGSIGIIGIAAILALSNGVNNYIAKTEGDALSSYPVTINKSGFNVASLLDSTSTTADVTAADDGSIPQQRVAADMFAQVKSNDLRSFRQYLEDNGGSISPYVTAIQYGYGVTPQVYGSDTTNGVTRLNPSSVGQRMGAAAGSALTGGTTTSGFHELVGNQSLLDNQMDIVEGRWPQASDECVLILDEHGAISDYTLYSIGFYDPTALDQMVQRVINGEEVQAPDDARPFTYDDALNMTFTVIPPSDLYTKNESQGTWTDMSDNDDYLREKLANGIQLKVVGVVKAKDSTSASSSSGREGIGYTPALTQELIGRSAASQIVQEQLANPDVDVFTGKTFEELQSEQGSSFDMSNIFSIDEDKLRQAFSFDANALTDAAGSVDLSGISMDSSGFDPSKINLDPNVVSSLFSSETMAQIMAGAPKFDLEDSGIPDVSKLTDDQRAAIMRDSSALASGFIAWMEQNHPDEVTSTDADLYERRYQEYIATDGGKAQLQALQDELEQDLGVSSMDDLVSTAMHNYLVNQFAPYFSQQMQKLMQQAAQAIALQIEEQLQQQVSQAVGKMGSQLSSIISSQLQKQMGALTSALQDGFKVDPTVFASAITLNVSQEDLTSLLTNYMNAGDLTYDGNLQKLGYADESDPKSIQIYPKDFDAKQSVLDMIGDYNAQVSAAGKEDQTIQYSDIAGTLMGAVTDIVDMISFVLIAFVSISLVVSSIMIGIITYISVLERRKEIGILRAMGASRLGVANIFNAETAIEGLFSGVLAIAIVLLISIPVNQFILQTRGIANIMALTLANALSLIAVSVILTLVAGVVPAMSAARRDPVEALRSE; this is encoded by the coding sequence ATGCTGCAGCTCAAGCACATCCGCAAGTCCTACAAGACCGACTCGTTCACCCAGGTGGCGCTCGATGACGTGTCGGTGACGCTGCGCGACAACGAGTTCGTGGCCGTGCTTGGCCCCTCGGGCTCGGGCAAGACCACGCTGCTCAACATCCTGGGTGGCCTCGACAGGGCGGACTCGGGAAGCATCGTGGTCAGTGGCGTCTCCACCAAGGACTACCGCGCCAAGGACTGGGACACCTATCGCAACCATCGCGTCGGCTTCGTGTTCCAGAGCTACAACCTCATCCCGCACCAGTCCATCCTCTCCAATGTGGAGCTGGCGCTCACGCTCTCCGGCGTCGACCGCAGGGAGCGTCGCCTCCGCGCACGGAAGGCGCTGGAGCAGGTGGGCCTCGCCGCGCACATCCATAGGCGCCCTGCCCAGCTCTCCGGTGGGCAGATGCAGCGCGTGGCCATCGCCCGTGCGCTCGTGAACGATCCCGATATCGTCCTGGCTGACGAGCCCACGGGCGCCTTGGACACCGATACGGGCGTCCAGGTGATGGACATCCTTAAGGAGGTGGCCAAGGATCGCCTGGTGGTGATGGTCACGCACAATCCCGAGCTGGCGCAGGAGTATGCCACGCGCATCATCCGCGTGCGCGACGGCCGCCTCGATGGAGACACCCACCCGCCCTCGCTCAGGGAGCGGGTGGTCGCCCGCAGGGAGAAGCCTCCCGCTTCCGAGGGGAGCCGTCGCGCGTCCATGGGTCCCCTCACGGCGCTCGCGCTCTCGTTCAACAACCTCATGACCAAGAAGGGGCGTACGGCCCTCACGGCCGTTGCGGGATCCATCGGCATCATCGGCATCGCCGCCATCCTCGCGCTCTCCAATGGCGTCAACAACTACATCGCCAAGACCGAGGGGGATGCGCTCTCGAGCTATCCCGTGACGATCAACAAGAGCGGCTTCAACGTGGCGAGCCTCCTCGACTCGACGTCAACCACCGCGGACGTGACCGCCGCCGACGATGGCTCCATCCCCCAGCAGCGCGTAGCGGCGGACATGTTCGCGCAGGTGAAGTCCAACGACCTCAGGTCGTTCCGGCAGTACCTCGAGGATAACGGGGGGAGCATCTCGCCCTACGTCACCGCCATCCAGTATGGCTATGGCGTGACGCCGCAGGTCTACGGGTCTGACACCACCAATGGCGTCACGCGTCTCAACCCCTCGTCCGTGGGCCAGCGCATGGGTGCCGCCGCGGGCTCGGCGCTGACGGGAGGTACCACCACCTCGGGCTTCCATGAGCTGGTGGGCAACCAGAGCCTGCTTGACAACCAGATGGACATCGTCGAGGGACGCTGGCCCCAGGCGTCGGACGAGTGCGTGCTCATCCTGGACGAACATGGTGCCATCAGTGACTACACGCTCTACAGCATCGGCTTCTACGATCCGACCGCGCTCGACCAGATGGTGCAGAGGGTCATCAATGGCGAGGAGGTCCAGGCACCGGACGACGCTCGCCCCTTCACGTATGACGATGCGTTGAACATGACGTTCACGGTGATTCCCCCGAGCGACCTCTACACGAAGAACGAGTCGCAGGGTACGTGGACCGACATGTCCGACAATGACGACTACCTCCGGGAGAAGCTCGCCAACGGCATCCAGCTCAAGGTGGTGGGCGTGGTGAAGGCCAAGGACTCCACCTCCGCCAGCTCCTCGAGTGGGCGCGAGGGCATCGGCTACACCCCCGCCCTCACACAGGAGCTCATCGGTCGCTCCGCAGCCTCCCAGATCGTACAGGAGCAGCTGGCCAACCCCGACGTGGACGTGTTCACGGGCAAGACCTTCGAGGAGCTCCAGAGCGAGCAGGGCTCCTCCTTCGACATGAGCAACATCTTCTCCATTGACGAGGACAAACTCCGCCAGGCGTTCTCGTTTGACGCAAACGCCCTTACGGATGCGGCAGGCAGCGTGGACCTCTCGGGCATCTCGATGGACTCCTCGGGCTTCGACCCCAGCAAGATCAATCTGGACCCAAACGTCGTGAGCTCCCTCTTCAGCTCCGAGACCATGGCACAGATCATGGCGGGCGCACCCAAGTTCGACCTCGAGGACAGCGGCATTCCCGACGTCTCGAAGCTCACGGACGACCAGCGTGCGGCCATCATGCGGGACTCGTCTGCCCTGGCGAGCGGATTTATCGCCTGGATGGAGCAGAACCATCCCGATGAGGTCACGAGCACCGATGCCGACCTGTACGAAAGGCGCTACCAGGAGTATATCGCCACGGACGGTGGCAAGGCGCAGCTGCAGGCGCTGCAGGATGAGCTGGAGCAGGACCTGGGCGTCTCGTCGATGGACGACCTCGTCAGCACGGCCATGCACAACTACCTCGTGAACCAGTTCGCGCCGTACTTCTCCCAGCAGATGCAGAAGCTCATGCAGCAGGCGGCGCAGGCCATCGCGCTCCAGATAGAGGAACAGCTGCAGCAACAGGTGTCGCAGGCCGTCGGCAAGATGGGTAGCCAGCTCTCCTCAATCATATCGAGCCAGCTCCAGAAGCAGATGGGTGCGCTGACCTCTGCCCTCCAGGATGGCTTCAAGGTGGACCCGACCGTCTTCGCGAGCGCCATCACGCTCAACGTGTCCCAGGAGGACCTCACGTCGCTGCTGACCAACTACATGAACGCAGGCGACCTCACCTATGATGGTAACCTCCAGAAGCTGGGCTATGCGGACGAAAGCGACCCAAAGTCCATCCAGATCTACCCCAAGGACTTTGACGCCAAGCAGAGCGTGCTCGACATGATCGGCGACTACAACGCCCAGGTGAGTGCCGCAGGCAAGGAGGACCAGACCATTCAGTATTCCGACATCGCCGGCACGCTCATGGGCGCCGTCACCGACATCGTCGACATGATATCGTTTGTGCTCATCGCCTTCGTGTCCATCTCACTGGTGGTGAGCTCCATCATGATCGGCATCATCACGTACATCAGCGTGCTGGAACGCAGGAAGGAGATTGGCATCCTGCGTGCCATGGGTGCCTCCAGGCTGGGGGTCGCCAACATCTTCAATGCCGAGACGGCGATCGAGGGGCTGTTCTCGGGCGTGTTGGCCATCGCCATCGTGCTGCTCATATCCATACCGGTCAACCAATTCATACTCCAGACGCGCGGCATTGCCAACATCATGGCGCTGACGTTGGCAAATGCCCTCTCGCTCATTGCGGTCTCTGTTATCCTTACGCTCGTCGCGGGTGTCGTGCCAGCCATGAGCGCCGCACGCCGTGATCCTGTGGAGGCACTACGGAGCGAGTAG
- a CDS encoding MATE family efflux transporter, with translation MSDLIADVAQGERIAAAHRLFAETAPRRLFFKAALPGSLSMLCSALYDMSDGILVGQLLGESAFAAVGLAMPFVIIAFAFGDLIGVGSSVPIAIALGEGDHKRANNIFTCSAVMIELAAVVLGGTLWVLAPLIMAAMGATGDVARMATLFLRVYAFASPLTTILFAADNYLRICGRIKTSMGINVLMSVLGAVVEFSLLYFTDLGVVGAALGYCVALATASIVAMAPFAAGRMLLRFVRPRLSASLVREVVIAGMPAFLGNVAGRVTSILLNASLLELGGERAVSVFGMLMYVSGFVYSLIYGMCDSLQPAVGYNWGAHDYGRMRSLERWCFSAAALVGVALSVVPFLLPGEVTHLFMAQAHGELLAMATEAFQIFSLTYVFRWFALASMSFLTATEKSKAATILSLAQALVCPVVVLVALRPLGLMGLWLNAPVSALVTSLGALGLLMGLRHELHLTV, from the coding sequence ATGAGCGACCTGATAGCCGATGTCGCCCAGGGCGAGCGCATCGCCGCCGCCCACCGCCTCTTTGCCGAGACGGCGCCACGTCGGCTCTTCTTCAAGGCGGCGCTGCCGGGTTCGCTCAGCATGCTGTGCTCCGCCCTCTATGACATGTCCGATGGCATCCTCGTGGGGCAGCTCCTGGGAGAGTCCGCCTTTGCGGCGGTCGGTCTCGCCATGCCCTTTGTCATCATCGCCTTTGCGTTTGGTGACCTCATCGGTGTGGGCTCGTCGGTTCCCATCGCCATCGCCCTGGGCGAGGGCGACCACAAGCGGGCCAACAACATCTTCACGTGCTCGGCCGTCATGATCGAACTCGCTGCGGTGGTCTTGGGCGGGACCCTGTGGGTGCTGGCGCCCCTCATCATGGCGGCCATGGGGGCGACGGGTGACGTGGCGCGCATGGCCACGCTCTTCCTGCGCGTGTATGCCTTTGCGTCCCCGCTCACGACCATCCTGTTTGCGGCCGACAACTACCTGCGCATCTGCGGTCGCATCAAGACGTCCATGGGCATCAACGTCCTCATGTCCGTCTTGGGCGCGGTGGTCGAGTTCTCGCTTCTGTACTTCACGGACCTGGGTGTGGTCGGCGCCGCCCTGGGATACTGTGTCGCCCTTGCCACGGCATCGATTGTCGCCATGGCCCCCTTTGCGGCAGGTCGCATGCTGCTGCGCTTCGTGCGGCCGCGCCTCTCGGCGTCCCTCGTGCGTGAGGTGGTCATCGCTGGCATGCCCGCCTTTCTGGGCAACGTGGCGGGACGCGTGACGTCCATCCTGCTCAATGCCTCCCTGCTCGAGCTGGGAGGGGAGCGGGCCGTCTCGGTGTTTGGCATGCTCATGTACGTGTCGGGCTTCGTGTACTCCCTCATCTATGGCATGTGCGACTCCCTACAGCCGGCCGTGGGCTACAACTGGGGGGCGCATGACTATGGTCGCATGCGGTCTCTCGAGCGCTGGTGCTTCTCGGCTGCCGCCCTCGTGGGCGTGGCGCTCTCTGTCGTGCCGTTCCTCCTGCCCGGGGAGGTAACCCACCTCTTCATGGCGCAGGCGCACGGGGAGCTGCTGGCCATGGCAACGGAGGCCTTCCAGATCTTCTCGCTGACCTACGTGTTCCGATGGTTTGCCCTCGCATCCATGAGCTTCCTCACGGCAACCGAGAAGTCGAAGGCGGCCACCATCCTGTCTCTTGCGCAGGCCCTCGTGTGCCCCGTGGTCGTGCTGGTTGCGCTGCGTCCGCTGGGCCTCATGGGGCTCTGGCTTAACGCGCCGGTGTCGGCCCTGGTGACCTCATTGGGAGCCCTCGGTCTGCTCATGGGGCTCAGGCACGAGCTTCATCTCACGGTATGA
- a CDS encoding DJ-1 family glyoxalase III, which yields MLQQTVTDEGGSMFRQTTDRRVAAFFADGLEECEALVVCDCLFRSGIPVDKVSITDRRAVTSSHEVTVVCDRSITDDDFSFGDYDMLFLPGGMPGTTNLGECTALMGAVREQVVAGRDLAAVCAAPSLLARLGLLEGRHATSNPDFQQMLTDHGATVLQDPVVIDGNLITSKGLGTCVELGLALVRRILSDEAAETLKDQIVYLR from the coding sequence ATGCTACAGCAAACGGTCACGGACGAGGGAGGATCCATGTTCAGGCAGACGACGGACAGGCGCGTGGCGGCGTTTTTTGCGGATGGGCTTGAGGAGTGCGAGGCCCTGGTGGTGTGCGACTGCCTCTTTCGGTCAGGCATCCCGGTGGACAAGGTCTCTATCACGGACAGGCGTGCCGTCACGTCGAGCCATGAGGTCACGGTGGTATGCGACCGCTCCATCACGGACGATGACTTCTCGTTTGGCGACTACGACATGCTCTTCCTGCCAGGCGGCATGCCGGGCACCACGAACCTGGGGGAGTGTACGGCCCTCATGGGTGCCGTCAGGGAACAGGTGGTTGCCGGGAGGGATCTGGCCGCCGTATGCGCGGCACCGTCCCTGCTGGCGCGCCTCGGCCTGCTTGAGGGCAGGCACGCCACGAGCAATCCCGACTTCCAGCAGATGCTTACGGATCACGGGGCCACCGTCCTGCAGGATCCGGTGGTCATCGACGGCAACCTCATCACGAGCAAGGGGCTGGGTACCTGCGTCGAACTGGGACTTGCTCTCGTGCGCCGCATCCTCTCGGACGAGGCGGCCGAGACGCTCAAGGATCAGATAGTCTACCTGCGCTAG
- a CDS encoding Y-family DNA polymerase, whose translation MSSVVRRQYLVIDLKSFYASVECVERGLDPLTTRLVVADPTRTQKTICLAVSPALKALGVRNRCRVFEIPRTLDYLMAPPRMALYIERSADIYAIYLRYVSPEDIHVYSIDEAFLDVTGYLGLYGCTARELGERIREDVVAHTGIPATCGVGTNLYLAKVALDITAKHSVDFFGELTEETYRQMLWSHTPITDFWRVGGGTARRLAERGIHTMGQLALAPKESLYQAFGVDAEILIDHAWGVEPVTMADIKAYRSQGQSLSNGQVLGHDVGFEAGLVIMKEMCDTLSLELVDRGLVCTSVGLMVGYRLGKEERRALMEQVGSGGDGPRFHVHRGECADHGSAALPFATSSLHELWKVAVPLLSQLADGRRRIHRLYVTLGGVRPEDAAGAQESLFRDAEELARERRKLEAVSAIKRRFGKNSLLKGIDLLPEATARERNEQIGGHRSGATVR comes from the coding sequence GTGAGCAGTGTCGTGCGGCGGCAGTACCTCGTCATAGACCTCAAGAGCTTCTACGCCAGCGTGGAATGCGTGGAGCGTGGGCTCGACCCACTCACCACGCGCCTGGTGGTGGCTGACCCCACGCGCACGCAGAAGACCATCTGTCTGGCCGTCTCTCCGGCGCTCAAGGCCCTGGGCGTGCGCAACCGCTGCCGCGTGTTCGAGATACCTCGTACGCTCGACTATCTGATGGCTCCGCCGCGCATGGCGCTCTACATCGAGCGTTCGGCTGACATCTATGCCATCTACCTGCGCTACGTGAGCCCCGAGGACATCCACGTGTACTCCATCGACGAGGCCTTCCTCGATGTGACGGGCTACCTTGGCCTCTACGGCTGCACGGCGCGTGAGCTGGGTGAGCGCATCCGCGAGGACGTGGTTGCCCACACGGGCATACCGGCGACGTGTGGGGTGGGCACCAACCTCTACCTGGCCAAGGTCGCCCTGGACATCACGGCCAAGCACAGCGTGGACTTCTTTGGGGAACTTACGGAGGAGACCTATCGCCAGATGCTCTGGAGCCATACGCCCATCACGGACTTCTGGCGCGTGGGGGGCGGGACGGCGCGTCGCCTTGCGGAGAGGGGCATCCATACGATGGGACAGCTGGCACTTGCTCCCAAGGAGTCCCTGTACCAGGCCTTTGGCGTGGACGCCGAGATTCTCATCGACCACGCCTGGGGCGTAGAGCCCGTGACCATGGCCGACATCAAGGCCTATCGCTCGCAGGGCCAGAGCCTCTCCAATGGCCAGGTGCTGGGGCACGACGTGGGCTTCGAGGCGGGCCTCGTCATCATGAAGGAGATGTGCGACACGCTCTCCCTGGAGCTCGTGGACCGTGGGCTCGTATGCACCTCCGTGGGGCTCATGGTGGGCTATCGTCTGGGCAAGGAGGAGCGGCGTGCGCTCATGGAACAGGTGGGTTCTGGTGGGGATGGCCCTCGGTTCCACGTGCACCGGGGCGAGTGTGCGGACCATGGTTCGGCCGCGCTGCCCTTTGCCACCAGCTCGCTCCACGAGCTCTGGAAGGTGGCGGTGCCGCTCCTCTCGCAGCTGGCGGACGGGCGTCGACGCATCCATCGCCTGTACGTCACCCTTGGTGGCGTGCGGCCCGAGGACGCCGCGGGTGCCCAAGAGAGCCTCTTCAGGGATGCCGAGGAGCTTGCCCGTGAGCGCAGGAAGCTGGAGGCCGTGAGCGCCATCAAACGACGCTTTGGCAAGAACTCGCTGCTCAAGGGTATCGACCTTCTGCCTGAGGCCACGGCGCGCGAGCGTAACGAGCAGATAGGGGGCCATCGCAGTGGAGCGACCGTCCGATGA
- a CDS encoding DUF1295 domain-containing protein: MGVATLVILSLVVSSIGFHRFVWFISLGYGLSIAAGGMLLLAWFHASLGPASVLMCLLLMAYGPRLAIYLLVRERRSAAYRHVAATQVNDGSDLGLPIQMVIWVACAVMCACQASPVLSRLQAGSPADAPSLVGLALMCGGIVLESIADLQKSVQKRTRPGRFCDRGLYSFVRCPNYLGEVLMWTGVFVSGAAVYADVSQWACALVGYVAIVYVMFGGARRLELRQGRSYGGDPAYQAYVRSTPILLPFVPLYSVRGATGLKG; encoded by the coding sequence ATGGGCGTCGCGACACTCGTCATCCTGAGCCTGGTGGTCAGCTCCATCGGCTTTCATAGGTTCGTGTGGTTCATCTCGCTGGGATATGGCCTCTCCATTGCCGCAGGGGGCATGCTCCTGCTGGCATGGTTCCATGCGTCCCTCGGCCCCGCCAGCGTCCTCATGTGTCTGCTGCTGATGGCCTATGGGCCGCGTCTAGCCATCTACCTGCTCGTGCGCGAACGTCGCTCGGCAGCGTACCGCCACGTGGCGGCCACGCAGGTCAATGATGGCTCGGATCTGGGACTGCCCATCCAGATGGTCATCTGGGTCGCGTGTGCCGTCATGTGTGCCTGTCAGGCATCGCCCGTGCTCTCCAGGCTCCAGGCGGGCTCTCCCGCGGATGCCCCCTCCCTCGTCGGCCTGGCGCTCATGTGTGGGGGCATCGTGCTTGAGAGCATCGCCGACCTGCAGAAGTCCGTACAGAAGCGCACGAGGCCGGGGCGCTTCTGCGACCGTGGGCTGTACTCCTTCGTGCGCTGTCCCAACTACCTGGGCGAGGTGCTCATGTGGACGGGGGTGTTCGTCTCGGGCGCCGCAGTGTATGCGGACGTCTCCCAGTGGGCCTGCGCGCTCGTGGGATATGTCGCCATCGTCTACGTCATGTTTGGCGGCGCGCGTCGCCTGGAGCTCAGGCAGGGCAGGAGCTATGGTGGCGACCCCGCCTACCAGGCCTACGTGCGCTCGACGCCCATCCTGCTGCCCTTCGTGCCGCTCTACAGCGTGAGGGGCGCCACCGGGCTCAAGGGCTAG
- a CDS encoding alpha/beta fold hydrolase, with product MPTPATSMPPVPPQPHFPGSYQRPQTTPTAARLVRRPDGAGVAAFVYGTCSGARTPTLFLHGNGEEHGIFGPQIDAVVASGHVAIAIDSRAQGKSTRGTAPLTYELMAADALACLDALGIERAHLVGFSDGAIEALLIARDHPRTAASLLSIGANLTPEGVMEEDGWDIRGTIATRRAWARWAQELPADGILDPALLTPTAGEAQMTADLLQLMLDEPHVDAVSLAAIVCPTTVMVGEFDCIVPAETDAIVCGVRAGGARVRKVVVPDAGHSLPKEAPEAVTSELLELIGCAEHDEVARPHPDGLRDDDGAEQRYPPSDVHRLLGPVAGSVALTCSHRESPHRDHAGKPRHQQRP from the coding sequence ATGCCCACACCTGCCACGAGCATGCCTCCCGTCCCACCACAGCCGCACTTCCCCGGCTCGTACCAGCGACCGCAGACGACGCCGACGGCCGCGCGCCTCGTGCGCAGGCCCGACGGCGCAGGCGTCGCCGCCTTCGTCTATGGCACCTGCTCGGGCGCACGGACGCCCACGCTCTTCCTCCACGGCAATGGCGAGGAGCACGGCATCTTTGGTCCCCAGATCGATGCCGTGGTCGCCTCCGGGCACGTTGCCATCGCCATCGACTCGCGCGCGCAGGGAAAGTCAACCCGCGGCACGGCACCGCTCACCTACGAGCTCATGGCTGCCGATGCCCTCGCCTGCCTGGATGCGCTCGGCATCGAGCGAGCCCATCTCGTGGGCTTCTCCGACGGCGCTATCGAGGCGCTCCTCATCGCCCGCGACCACCCAAGGACAGCGGCGTCGCTCCTCTCCATAGGTGCCAACCTCACGCCCGAGGGCGTCATGGAGGAGGACGGGTGGGACATCAGGGGCACCATCGCCACGCGGCGCGCCTGGGCGAGGTGGGCGCAGGAGCTTCCTGCAGACGGCATCCTTGACCCCGCACTCCTGACCCCCACGGCAGGCGAGGCACAGATGACAGCCGACCTGCTGCAACTCATGCTGGACGAGCCCCATGTCGATGCCGTCTCGCTCGCAGCCATCGTCTGCCCCACCACCGTGATGGTCGGCGAGTTCGACTGCATCGTCCCCGCAGAGACCGATGCCATCGTGTGCGGTGTGCGTGCGGGTGGGGCACGTGTCCGCAAGGTGGTCGTGCCCGATGCCGGCCACAGCCTTCCCAAGGAGGCGCCGGAGGCGGTGACCTCGGAGCTCCTCGAACTCATCGGGTGCGCGGAGCACGACGAGGTAGCCCGTCCGCACCCGGACGGGCTACGCGACGATGATGGCGCCGAGCAGCGCTACCCGCCCAGCGATGTTCACCGGCTGCTCGGCCCAGTTGCTGGCAGCGTCGCGCTGACGTGCTCGCACCGCGAGAGCCCCCATCGCGACCATGCAGGCAAGCCGCGCCACCAGCAGCGCCCATGA